In Plasmodium vinckei vinckei genome assembly, chromosome: PVVCY_13, a single genomic region encodes these proteins:
- a CDS encoding fam-a protein: MNKIYIKVALALLGIAGYMQNVAFASETDEENCEEDSPIIIDPTPIFEQYEDEISEDKVEALAALKYVGQSLDLLEKLSRVDVHDYSTDSTESEHIIYNKKIGKTDIGRLDFTIPSASKYVDVVRHYWDFKYEKNPDKKIINAKVARLYCKNLVVFEKHNPDPNYTPPKKIYRLCSRRPYKTICSILAPSRALKYDGEINKKTELTKVYKKQKPIEFDINPEEALSKLRDNLAGFVIKKGGHGDNKVHVTYINAIYDNGNSTEFADNKRQRDHEYTKILKLAQRIIDDKYDYRPRAGFQSPNICCLPTF; the protein is encoded by the exons atgaataaaatatatattaaggTTGCTTTAGCACTTTTAGGTATCGCAGGATATATGCAAAATGTAGCATTTGCAAGCGAAACTGATGAAGAAAATTGTGAGGAAGACTCCCCCATCATCATTGATCCAACACCAAt ATTTGAACAATACGAAGATGAGATAAGTGAAGACAAAGTAGAAGCTTTAGCAGCATTAAAGTATGTGGGCCAATCTTTAGATCTTTTAGAAAAACTTTCTCGGGTTGATGTACACGATTACTCGACCGATTCTACAGAAAGTGaacacataatatataataagaaaATTGGAAAAACGGATATTGGAAGACTTGATTTTACCATCCCATCTGCCTCTAAA tACGTTGATGTAGTAAGGCATTACTGGGATTtcaaatatgaaaaaaatccagataagaaaattattaatg CAAAAGTAGCTCGTTTATACTGCAAAAATCTGGTCGTATTTGAAAAACATAACCCAGATCCTAATTATACACCccccaaaaaaatatatcgtCTATGCTCAAGACGTCCT TACAAAACAATATGTTCAATTTTAGCTCCTTCAAGAGCTCTAAAGTATGACGGTGaaatcaataaaaaaactgaATTGACAAAAGTTtacaaaaaacaaaaaccTATCGAATTTGATATTAATCCAGAGGAAGCATTATCCAAATTGCGTGATAATCTAGCCGGATttgtaattaaaaaaggtgGCCATGGTGATAATAAAGTTCATGTTACTTATATCAACGCT ATCTATGATAATGGCAATTCTACCGAGTTTGCCGACAATAAAAGACAAAGAGATCatgaatatacaaaaatccTAAAGTTAGCACAACGCATTATAgatgataaatatga